The DNA segment TTGGCGTCAAGATTGGCATAAAGCTGCATCATCTCTACATTGGAAAGAATTAGGTTGCTTTCTGTTTGAATCATCAAAAACTTGAAGAAAGCCCAATCGTTTATCGTCTTTTTCAGCTGATTGAACGCATCAGGTTGCTCTTCTTTTAGCTGTTTCAGAGCCTCACCCAGTCCATACCAACCGGTTATCGTAATTCTCGAAAGGTTCCAACTAAACACCCATGGGATGGCTCTTAGGTCATTTAGCGTTCTAGTACCAGTTCGTCTTGCAGGCCTTGATCCAATTTTGCTTCGCTCTAGTACATCAATACAAGTTACGTTGCTATAAAAATTGATAAAACCCGGAGCTTCGATCAAACGTCGGTAATGCTCAAACGATTTTTGCGCTAAGAACTCCATCGTATCATAAGGATAAGCCTCTTCGATGGCATTTGCCTTGCTTAGTATGTTTTGTTTGGCCACCCCCGAAGCCAACGAATTTATGTTGTAGGTAGCCGTAAGGGGGTTCCCAAACTGCTGTGCAACCGACTCTCCTTGTACCGTAATCTTAACGGTACCATTAACCGTATTAAGAGGCATACTCTCCAAAAAGCGGTGATATTTACCTCCTCCTCTACTTATGGTACCTCCAGTACCATGGAAAAAGTAAACATCTGTACCATTTTGTCGTCCAACAGCTGCAAGCTCTTTTTCGGCCTTAAAAAGGTTCCATTTACTAGCAATTGTTCCCCCATCTTTATTGCTGTCGCTGTAACCCAGCATAATTTCCTGCTTGTTCGAAATAATCGATGACCGTTGCCGTGTTACAGGATGCTGCAAGAATTTTTCCAATATAGCAGGACCATGATGCAGGTCTTCAATGGTTTCTAACAGCGGAACTACCCTTATGCTGGTGTTAAGCAGCTGGGTTTCTCGCATCAAAAGGTAAACCACCAGTAAATCGCTAAGATTTCTGGTCATGCTAATAATAAAAGATCCAATGCCATCCGAACCATATTGGTTAATGTGATGACGAACTACCCTATAGCAATCTAATACATTGTCGGCCTCAGGACCGTAAGATACGGTAATATCTGTAATTGGGGAATTATTTTCTAAAGCCCTGTTTAAAAAGCTTACACGTTTTTCTTCATCCCAATTCTCGAAGTCGAAATCATTCACGCCGTTCGTCTTTAAGATTTGCGAGATGGCCTTATCATGAAATGTGCTATTTTGGCGTATATCCAGCTTAGCCAAGTGAAACCCAAAGCAGCTAACGGTTCTTTCAATTGGGAAGAGCAAATCCTCGGCAATCCCCTTTAGCCCATTTTCAATTAAAATATCCCTCAAATATTTCAGATCTTCGGCAAGCACCTTGCTCGATCGGTATAGCGCATTAGCATCGGCATTATTTCCTGCAATGGTATTGTCGAGCAGCAGCAGCATTAGGTTTACGTATTGACGCCAGGGTTCATACGAATTTCTGCGAACTGCTTTTTCGCCAACCTCGCCAAGCGCCTTCAGCTTCTTTTCTATGGCCTCCGACAGTAAGTAAGGAACGGGGGTGTTGGTTGCCGATATCGAAAGCCTTTTAGCCAACGTTGTTAGCTGCGATCGTATGAGTGCAAGGGCCTTACTCCTATGCAGAAGTAAAGTTTCCTGCGTAATGCTAGGTGTCACCAATGGATGACCATCCCTATCACCACCTACCCAACTTCCAAATGTGATCTTAGGAAAGAGATCAGGATTCTTTATCTTATTCGGGTTTAACCCCATCTCAATCCACGAGCCTTTAAGCTGCTGGTCGCTTTTCTCCAAAACGGTTGGAAAAACCTTGCTTAAATAGTATATCGTATTTGCTCTTTCGTCTCTAACATCAGGTTTCTCCAGGTATATTTCGCCCGTTCGCCACCATCTTTCCAGAAGGTTGATGATTTTTTCTTTAATAACGTATTGCTCGAGGGTGCTTAGCGATACATTTTCGCGCTGCACCAAAAGAAGATACAGCTCGCGATGAATCTCGATTACCGTTACTCTTTTTGCCTCTGTAGGGTGTGCCGTAAGAACGGGTATTACATGGGTTTGCGCAATGGCATCGAGCATTTCTTCCTCATCGATCCCTTCGTCCTTCCAAATTTTAAGCGCTTCGGCCCAAGAGCCTCTAATGGAGAATATATTCTCCTGGTTTTCCATTCTTCTTCTGTACTGCGTAGCACCGTTTTCCTCTACCAGCGTCATCAGCTGAAAGTAGATGCTTAGCGATTGAATAACCTTATCGCTGGAAATGAAGTCGTGACTTAGAACAGATAAATCTTGTGGCTTGCTTTTTATCAAAGAAACTACCTCATGCTCATTGATTCTCGACAACATTTCCATATAACAATCAAGTATGAAATTCCTGTCGTTGGTAATTTTTTGAAATGGACTCTGACTGCTGTTCATATATAGCACCTTTTATTGTCTGACAAAACTCAACCAGAGTAAACATACACTCCACTACCCTTTTAATCAAGGAAAACTTATACAGAAGTGTTAATTGTGCTTTTTGCTCTCCGATTTGTTGCGCAAATATAGCTTAAAACGGTTGGAGGTTGCAGTACGAAACGGCGGTTCAATTTTACAAAGGTTCATTTACATCCGCTACACCGCCGACAATCCCCATCTCAATTCCACATTGGTGCGATTAAGAGCCTTAGCAGCCTTGCGATGCGAAGTACTCAACTCGTATTTCAATTCCACATTGGTGCGATTAAGAGCCCAGATGATGAAGTCGTTATCGGGGGTGACTTCGATATTTCAATTCCACATTGGTCGATTAAGAGCTAAGTTCCGGTTACTTGTTGATCTTATTGCTACTAAATTTCAATTCCACATTGGTGCGATTAAGAGTCTGTAACAATACAGGCAAGCGGAGGTAATGCTTATTTCAATTCCACATTGGTGCGATTAAGAGTTTGATGGGTCAACGCAGCGAACGGAAGTAGGTAAAAAATTTCAATTCCACATTGGTGCGATTAAGAGTGTTATTGCCGAATAGGTAACGATTCTTAGCGGTAAATTTCAATTCCACATTGGTGCGATTAAGAGCAACATAAGTAATAGTAGATGGGAATGGAGATACCCCATTTCAATTCCACATTGGTGCGATTAAGAGTTGAACCGTCTAAAAATACGCCCACATGGGAAAAAATTTCAATTCCACATTGGTGCGATTAAGAGAATTCGTCTAGTTTTTACTTCTATCTCTTGAGTTTCATTTCAATTCCACATTGGTGCGATTAAGAGACAACGTGGTGTACCCCATAACACCCGGGAATATTGATTTCAATTCCACATTGGTGCGATTAAGAGTGCAGGATGGCAAGGCTGTTATCGACCTGTACTACATTTCAATTCCACATTGGTGCGATTAAGAGAAGCAAGGTTATCTTATAACCCATTTCCATAAGGTTATTTCAATTCCACATTGGTGCGATTAAGAGCTCGGTCATTTCTCGCGTGTAGGCGCTGTCCGACTTATTTCAATTCCACATTGGTGCGATTAAGAGTGAGGCGCATGTTTACCAAGTCGGATGCTGCACCCTCATTTCAATTCCACATTGGTGCGATTAAGAGTTCTTAAGCGACTGCAGAATATTCCACGCTATTCCCAATTTCAATTCCACATTGGTGCGATTAAGAGAATTTGTCTACGCAAGCGGTAGGAAAAGTGAATTTAATTTCAATTCCACATTGGTGCGATTAAGAGTGAGCCAATAGCTAAAGTTAGCTTCGTGCAAGCCGTATTTCAATTCCACATTGGTGCGATTAAGAGAAAACTGTGCTCCCAAATATTCCTCTTTCGCACATTAATTTCAATTCCACATTGGTGCGATTAAGAGAAATTCGCTAACAGAGCCTAATAAATTACTAATGTAATTTCAATTCCACATTGGTGCGATTAAGAGTCCTAATATATCGATAAGTCGATTGTCGGCAGTGCTATTTCAATTCCACATTGGTGCGATTAAGAGTTTTCGAACGCCACGGCTGGAAATGGCGTATCTTCATTTCAATTCCACATTGGTGCGATTAAGAGCGCTATAAATAGGAGATAGTAGCAGATACTTTAACATTTCAATTCCACATTGGTGCGATTAAGAGGGCGTTCAGTTTAAGCACATCAAGTCGTTTGTACGGATTTCAATTCCACATTGGTGCGATTAAGAGTTTCACAACGTTAGCAAGATCATCCTCCAGCATCATATTTCAATTCCACATTGGTGCGATTAAGAGACGTTAGCAGCCCAAACTACCAACGTAGGAAGGTGAATTTCAATTCCACATTGGTGCGATTAAGAGCAATGCAAGCCGATCCTTTGTTGTGACTGTAGGTGCATTTCAATTCCACATTGGTGCGATTAAGAGTGAGATGTTAGATGGGTTTGAAATCCGTCTGTACGTATTTCAATTCCACATTGGTGCGATTAAGAGGAGATAAGCCTACTCTTAAGCGTTACCGTATTATCCTATTTCAATTCCACATTGGTGCGATTAAGAGTTCCTTATCCAATATCCACATGCCAGACTTATAGGTATTTCAATTCCACATTGGTGCGATTAAGAGCTTGACTTTGCAAAGGAGTACGGCATCGGTGCTACATTTCAATTCCACATTGGTGCGATTAAGAGAGCATACGTTAACAGAAATAAAGAAATTATAAATATATTTCAATTCCACATTGGTGCGATTAAGAGATGAGAGAAATACTTTTTAGAGGGAAAGATGCTAAATTTCAATTCCACATTGGTGCGATTAAGAGCGCCAGACTGTTAGCTCAGCCGACCCCTGTTTTAAAATTTCAATTCCACATTGGTGCGATTAAGAGTGGCTAGTGCACCTGACGGCTTTTTTAGGAATAATGATTTCAATTCCACATTGGTGCGATTAAGAGGATAATGGGCGAGGGGGTGGGCCATCGTGGTAACACTATTTCAATTCCACATTGGTGCGATTAAGAGACCGTAAACGCTACTTTTTTCATTGATTTCGAAGATATTTCAATTCCACATTGGTGCGATTAAGAGTATCGAATCTGGATACAAATCGTAAAGTTCGTCCTATTTCAATTCCACATTGGTGCGATTAAGAGTTGCGCTCTGATATCGTTATTATCCAGTAGGAACTCCAATTTCAATTCCACATTGGTGCGATTAAGAGTGCCACCTTATCCATCGACTTGATCTTATTCTTGAATTTCAATTCCACATTGGTGCGATTAAGAGGTCAATAAACGGTCGCGAGTCGCTGTTGCAAAACCCTATTTCAATTCCACATTGGTGCGATTAAGAGGTTTTTTTTCCCAACGTTACACCAAACGTAAACCTTATTTCAATTCCACATTGGTGCGATTAAGAGTTTGAACACACCACCAGATTACCCCTTTTACCGCTATTTCAATTCCACATTGGTGCGATTAAGAGCTAAAGCGGTGCAACTTCTATGAGTTTCAGGGAATTATTTCAATTCCACATTGGTGCGATTAAGAGATAAAGAAGAATGTTGTACTCTGTTCGATCGTCGTATTTCAATTCCACATTGGTGCGATTAAGAGCAAGCGCGAGGCTCCGGAACTTGCAATTAAATATATTTCAATTCCACATTGGTGCGATTAAGAGCTTTCTAAGTTTTAAAGTAAATATCTGTGAGTTTGATTTCAATTCCACATTGGTGCGATTAAGAGTGTTGTAGGCTGGGTGCTTGGCCCTATTGCAGCTGCATTTCAATTCCACATTGGTGCGATTAAGAGGATATATTTGTGTATGGCGCCGATACCAAATACTTATTTCAATTCCACATTGGTGCGATTAAGAGCGCTACCGTGGCCGTGGAGCAGCTGATGGATGATCTATTTCAATTCCACATTGGTGCGATTAAGAGCCCTCACCGTATTCTGCTAACTACTAAGTCTAATCTATTTCAATTCCACATTGGTGCGATTAAGAGCAGTAATACTCCCTAGTGTATCATCGACAATTAAATTTCAATTCCACATTGGTGCGATTAAGAGACACTGTGCTTAGATCAACAATGCACGTGCGCTAAATTTCAATTCCACATTGGTGCGATTAAGAGTTATCATTTCATCAACAGCAATTAAAGCGCATTGCTATTTCAATTCCACATTGGTGCGATTAAGAGTAATCTACCAAATACAGTTGAGGCAACTTTTAAAAGATTTCAATTCCACATTGGTGCGATTAAGAGTATTTTGTCAGATGGTATCATAACGGCTGGCATCATATTTCAATTCCACATTGGTGCGATTAAGAGCGCCGACTAATTAA comes from the Acetobacteroides hydrogenigenes genome and includes:
- a CDS encoding phosphoenolpyruvate carboxylase, translated to MNSSQSPFQKITNDRNFILDCYMEMLSRINEHEVVSLIKSKPQDLSVLSHDFISSDKVIQSLSIYFQLMTLVEENGATQYRRRMENQENIFSIRGSWAEALKIWKDEGIDEEEMLDAIAQTHVIPVLTAHPTEAKRVTVIEIHRELYLLLVQRENVSLSTLEQYVIKEKIINLLERWWRTGEIYLEKPDVRDERANTIYYLSKVFPTVLEKSDQQLKGSWIEMGLNPNKIKNPDLFPKITFGSWVGGDRDGHPLVTPSITQETLLLHRSKALALIRSQLTTLAKRLSISATNTPVPYLLSEAIEKKLKALGEVGEKAVRRNSYEPWRQYVNLMLLLLDNTIAGNNADANALYRSSKVLAEDLKYLRDILIENGLKGIAEDLLFPIERTVSCFGFHLAKLDIRQNSTFHDKAISQILKTNGVNDFDFENWDEEKRVSFLNRALENNSPITDITVSYGPEADNVLDCYRVVRHHINQYGSDGIGSFIISMTRNLSDLLVVYLLMRETQLLNTSIRVVPLLETIEDLHHGPAILEKFLQHPVTRQRSSIISNKQEIMLGYSDSNKDGGTIASKWNLFKAEKELAAVGRQNGTDVYFFHGTGGTISRGGGKYHRFLESMPLNTVNGTVKITVQGESVAQQFGNPLTATYNINSLASGVAKQNILSKANAIEEAYPYDTMEFLAQKSFEHYRRLIEAPGFINFYSNVTCIDVLERSKIGSRPARRTGTRTLNDLRAIPWVFSWNLSRITITGWYGLGEALKQLKEEQPDAFNQLKKTINDWAFFKFLMIQTESNLILSNVEMMQLYANLDANVEEREVFMKKILTDYENGFKMVEELFDEPASIRRDGQYDSLTWREDKLKVLHNLHFKYLKQWRSIADEDSLDKEKLLTKLLSLINSLSSGLKKTG